A region of Culicoides brevitarsis isolate CSIRO-B50_1 chromosome 1, AGI_CSIRO_Cbre_v1, whole genome shotgun sequence DNA encodes the following proteins:
- the LOC134831998 gene encoding palladin-like, whose product MCLFYFLDASNGGYQGHNGNSNDLVPDNPLNTLVPSRWSEPYFDTTLPRNVTALSGKSAYLSCRVINLGNKTVSFVRHRDLHILTVATYTYTSDQRFTATYHRDTNEWTLQIKWAQKRDAGAYECQISTQPVKSYSIDLSIVVPTATILGGPDDLYVDKGSSINLTCLIRFSPEPPNYIFWYHQNEVLSEETRSNIRIHFEQQDNAAISYLLIRRADFTDSGTYKCDPANAEIVSIRVNVLNGERPEAMQTGSSNLANKTNRLFIILIISYIFEYFIPVFHLYSNISYEGSR is encoded by the exons ACGCCTCAAACGGCGGATATCAAGGACATAACGGCAATTCAAATGATCTTGTACCAGATAATCCGTTAAATACACTTGTACCTAGCCGATGGAGCGAACCGTATTTCGATACAACGTTACCGAGAAATGTAACTGCCTTGTCGGGCAAGTCTGCCTATCTGAGTTGCCGAGTTATAAATTTGGGCAATAAAACT gtATCATTCGTTCGTCATCGCGATCTGCACATCCTCACAGTTGCTACATACACATATACATCAGATCAGCGATTTACCGCGACATACCATCGTGATACCAACGAATGGACATTGCAGATAAAATGGGCACAAAAACGTGACGCTGGCGCCTACGAGTGTCAAATATCCACGCAGCCTGTGAAAAGTTATTCCATTGACTTGAGTATCGTCG tgCCAACAGCAACCATATTGGGGGGTCCTGATGATCTTTATGTGGACAAAGGTAgctcaattaatttaacatgcTTAATACGATTTAGTCCCGAGCCGCCAAACTACATTTTTTGGTATCATCAAAACGAG gtGCTGAGCGAAGAGACGCGGAGTAACATAAGAATCCATTTCGAGCAGCAAGACAATGCAGCGATATCGTATTTGTTAATCAGACGAGCTGATTTTACCGACTCGGGCACTTATAAATGTGATCCTGCCAATGCTGAGATAGTTAGCATACGAGTGAACGTTCTAAATG GTGAGAGACCCGAAGCCATGCAAACGGGATCATCAAATTTAGCAAATAAGACAAATCGTTTATTCATCATTCTCATCATCTCGTACATCTTCGAGTACTTTATTCCAGTTTTCCATCTCTACTCCAACATTTCGTACGAAGGCAGCAGGTGA